The genomic stretch GTGCCCACCCCAGTCCGATGGTTACGCGCTTGAGGCTGGTGACGATATGGCTGAACAACTGGTCCTGCGCGACCAACGTCGGCAGGGCCGCTAGTGCGCGCAGAGGAGTGAACTGGGCAACCATCGCGTTCTTTCCTGAAAGCAGCGCAGTGGCGAGCCACCAAAGCGCGACGGCGGCCGCAAGACCAAAGCCGCCGAGCGTCACGCTGAACAAGCGTGAGCGGTGACGATACGCGGAGGTGGGAAGGGTATGTGGAACTTTCCGAGGGAGAACACTAGACAACGATCGTCTCCTTGCGCGCAAAGCCGTCAGGCAGGCCGAACGCCGCCATGCCGCCTGCTCTTTCAATGCTCTTCTTCACGAACCGGTCATCGACGAGATCACGAGCGACAAATGCGGGGTCCAGCTTACCGAGGAACTGGTTCGAGCCATCGACCTGAGCGGTCTTCAGGTGACGAACCAGTTCTTCGGTGTAGCCCGGATACGGGTAGGGCTGAAAGTCGATGCGTTTGGCGTGCCAGTCCGCGTGCATGATGGCGCGGTCACCGAGATATCTGCTCTCGTCTCCCGTTGCCGGTGCCAGCACGCGCGCGAGCAGTTGCGAAGCATGCGGCGTGTAATGATTTGGTCCCTCCCTCGATAGCAGCTTTGCCGCATCCTGAGGGTGAGTGCGGGTCCATAATTGCGCCTCGACGATTGCGTCGACGACTTTCTGCGACCATTCGGGACGCTGTGTCAGATCCTGTTCATGCATAAACACGACGCAGCAGGCGTGATTGCGCCACACGTCTCCCGTAAAGCGGAGAATCTTTCCGAAATTCAACTGTTCCGCTGCCGCATTGAAGGGCTCGGCGACGATATACCCTGCAATCTGCCGCGATGCGAGCGCTGGGGGCATGTCCGATGGCGCCATCACGATCAGGTTGACTTCCTTCGCCGTCAGCGGTCCTGCTTTCTTCAGCACCGGCTGCAGTCCCCGCGCGCGGAGCATGTCCTGCAGAACGACGTTGTGAATGGAATACCAGAAAGGAACGGCAACGCTTTTGCCACCTAGGTCGGCGATTGTCTGGACCTCAGGCGCTACGGTCAGCGCGGAGCCGTTCACATGATTCCAGGCAACGACCTTCGCCGGCACCTGACTGCCGTAGCGCGCCCAGATGGTCATCGGAGAAAGCAGATGAATGACGTTTACCTGTCCCGAGAGGAATGCCTCGACCAGTTGCGCCCAGCTACGCAACAGCACGGGTTTTTCCGCAGTGATACCCGGCGCCTCGAAATAGCCATTGCTATGCGCGACCAGCAAGGGCGTCGCGTCCGTGATGGGCAGATAGCCGATGCGCACAGGCGCATTAGGTTCGGCGGCGGCTTTCGCAGTGAGCGCGCCCAGCAAGGGCGCGGCCCCCGCGACCGTAAACATGGACGCGAGTTTCAGGCATTCGCGGCGGGACATTCGAAGTTGGGACATCTGAGTTTTCCCCGTGTTGGATCAGGCGGCGCGAAACATCGAGCTATGCAGTGCCCTCAGTATCTGAATGCGCAGTTCGCCGAGGGCTTGGATCTGTGTCGCGCGCGGCTCGGGTACGTCAACGTTCCACTGGTTAACCATCGTGCCGTCATTCCCGAGTAACAGGATGCGATCGGCGACGAGCAGTGCCTCGTCGATATCGTGCGTCACCAAAATGGCGGTGGAGCCGGTATGCCGTACAACCTTAACCAGGAGTTGTTGCATTTCGCCGCGCGTCACTTCGTCGAGGGCACCAAATGGCTCGTCAAGAAGTATTGACCGCGGCTCTCGTGCGAGACAGCGTGCGAGCGCTACGCGTTGGGCCATTCCTCCAGAAAGCTGGGAAGGCGACCACGTTCGTACATGCTCAAGGCCCACTTCACGAAGAGCGTTCGTTTCGCGTGACTGACGGGTTAAGCGAGAAAGACGAGGCTGCCGTGCAAATTTCAGACCGAACGCGACGTTGCGCTCCACGGTTAACCAGGGCAGCAGACACGGGTCCTGAAATGCAAATACGACATCAGCGCGGGGACCGGAAACGACCTCATCGTCAACCTGAACCAAACCTCTTGTAGGCTGGACCAGTCCCGCAACGATCCGCAAAAGCGACGATTTTCCTGCTCCGCTCGGACCGAGAATGGCAACGAGTTCACCTGGCTCGACAGACAGGTCGATGTCGTGCAACACACTTCGCGTTGGATAACTTGGCGTGACGCGAGCGGTGCGTATACGCGCGCCTGTCATTACAGGCTTGTCCTATACAGTTCCAGTTGAGTTTTCAATTGAACAAGACTCGGTGTAACGATAGGAATGAATGAGGCCTCGCGTACGCGGCGCGCGGTGTCTCCCGGGTTGCACAAATAGCCTCGTCCGCCAGCTGCTTGTACTTCCAGGCTCACTGCGGAGTTCACGGTGTTGGCGAGCGCGATGCGGAGTTCGAACAGGTGCGATGGGTGCCGCAGATAGTGACCGTCGGTCACGCCAACCAGGAGTTGTCCGGTTTCACGAGTGAGTTTTGTCGCAGTATCGTTGGCTTCGGCTTGGATTGCCGTACGCGAACCCGCGCCTGCATCGGCAACTGCAGCCAACGCTCGCCGGGCCAGGCCGATAGACATTCCGCACTGAAGTCCCAAAAAAGCGGGGCGCACTTGCGTCAGGAAGGTTCGTGCGTCGTCGGTGATCCTGTATTGGTCGTCGAGGGTCGTTCCTTCGAGTCGAAGTGCGGCCGTGTTGCTAGCTCTCATGCCGATGAGCTCGAGGTCATCGCTGCGCTGAACACCGTCCGCGTTGTGTGGAATTGCGAAGATGGACGCCGGTGCTCCGTCGGCATCCTCAAACGCAGCGGCGGCAAGGAATCCCTCGCGACGCAAGTTTGTGATCCAGGGCAGGTTGCCACTGAGCGACCAGCCAGTCGGAGTTCGGGACGCTCGCATCTGAAGCAACTCGATGCTCGACAGATACTTCATTGCGTTCGACAACCCACTTGCACCGGCGATTTCTCCAGCCAGCAGTGGGGGCAGCCATCGGTCGCGCAGCTTGCTGTTTGAACTCTGTACGACGTATTCGATGAATGTTCGGTGACCCCACAGTACGAAGGCCGCAGTTAGGGAGTGTTGGGCGACTCCAATGACAGATTCAATGGCGGTCGCAATCGTGCCTCCTGAGCCACCGAGCGCAATAGGCACCCCGGTACGAAAGATATCTGCATGCGCGAGTGCGGGTAGTACTTCTCCCGCACGAGACTGATCAAGATCGAGTGCATTAGCATGCGAGTCAAGCCAGTTCGAGAGTTCGGTATGCTCTATCTCGTCATGCTGAGCCTCGGGTGCGAGAGTACTCATGCAATGACCGCCTTCGGCTCCCAGCGGTAGGGCGCGAGTTGTGGATTCAATTCATTCTGGGAAAGATTGTTTGCAAAGTTGCAAAGTGTCGCAAGACTTACGCCCAGAATGACTTCAAGCGCGTTTGCATCGGAGAACCCGGCTGTGCGGAATGCGGTCAGTTCTTCGTCTGATACGTTACCGCGCTTTGCGATTACCGCACGAGTGAACACAGCTACTGCATCAAGTCGAGTATCGGGAAGCGGTTGCTGGTCTCGCACGGCCCTAACAAGACTTTCGGGGAGTTGCGCCTTTTTCAGAGCAACAGCACTATGACCTGCAACGCAGAAGCCGCAGCCATGAATGCCCGCTGCTGTGATTTGAACGACCTCGCGCTCCGCCAGTGTCAATCCGCTGCGTCCGTTGATTTCTCCGACCTTCAGATATGTCTCGAGTGCCGTGGGCGCATTCGCGAGTGACGCGACGAGATTTGGCAGGAAGCCGTTGTTTGCAAGCGACTTTTCCAGATAAGGGCGGCTAGATTCGGGAGCGGTGTCGATCGTGTGCAGTTTAAGGCGGCTCATGGCTTTCTCACTAGATAAAGCCTCATTGTTATCGCGTCGCTTGGTGACAACAATACGCGTCCGTCTGCAATTTATGCGGATTCGTCTCGGTACTAACGGATCAATGCATAGGTGCACCAGCTGTAGCCGATCTCCGAGAGACCGAATGGATTCGCGCTCGTCGACATGCCCCGGGTAGTAGCCCTGTCACTCGTTTGAATGCTTGCGCAAATGCCGACTCCGATTGGTATCCAACGTACTCCGCCGCATGCATGGTACTTGCCCCTTGCCTAAGCATTTCCGCTGCGACCTTCATTCGCAGTATTGCAAGGAATTGTGCAGGCGGCTGTCCGCAAACGTCGGTGAAATGTTTGCAAAAACGAGCTCGGGACATGTGACAAAACGCCGCCATTGAGTTCGTCGACCATCCTGCTCCGGGTTTTTCGATGATGGCGTTGACCAGCGGCGAATATTCTGTACGACACATCACCGTCCAAAGGCCGGGCGAGCAATCGTCTGAACTCGCGGCGGCACGTAAGGCATATAGGAAAAGTACATCGGTAAGACGATTGATTACGGGCGACGGAGTGTCACCGGTACGAATCGCCTCTGCGCGGATAAGCTCGAACACAACGTGTGCTCCGGCGAGTCTGGCGTCTGAATGCCGCGCAACGATATGCTCTGGAAGGAGTGACTGCAGTGACTCCCCAAGATCGGATCTGAACTCGAAGAAACCGCAAGCGAGTGCCACACTTCCGGCCTGAGACAATAAGACGCCATTGTCGTCCTCCTGCAATGGAGTCATGCTGCCCGCTCCGACGGAGAAGTGCTCCGTACTGGGTGCATGGGAGTCGGGCGACAGGCAATGAACTACGTCATGAAGGAAAATTGCAGCGTCCCCTTTTTCGAGGCGTGTGCTGCTGGGAGGGCGTCCATTTTTCGACGGAATATGAAGCCAACATTCCCCTTCGAGAACAATATGGAAGCTCGCCCGTTGGTGCCCCGCGGTTGAAGTTCGGTAGGAGCCACAGTATTGCCCGACGTGAAAGAGCGTGCTGTGCAGTTCTATACTCGAGAGCAACCAGTCAGCAGCTTTATCAGTACTTATCAGCATGGTTTTCAGTTGCAGGATGTTGAAGGCGAGCCCAAGGGAGCGTTCAAGATTACTTGTCCTGTGTGCTTTAGCAACAATCGTTTCGTTCGAAGCTTATGCCCGGAAGCTATAACGAGCGGCAACTGTCGTCGGCCCTGCATTTGCTCGTGTAATGTCGCGGGTTGGCAAAAGCCGGACAGGTGAATGATCTGTTGAAACTACCGGTGGAGCAGTGAGTGGTTGAATTTGCCCCATGGCTCGGGCGTCTTGCCGAGAATGGATGCGAACATCGCGGGATGTTGTGGCTCGGTCAACGGCGGAATTGGCGATCCAACTGCAATCAGTTTGGTGCGAGCTTAAACTATTCGATGTCGATTCGAACGGACGCTTACGTTACGGTCGATTACCCAGCAGTGAATGGGTTGGACCCAACTGGCGCTAAAGCAGTAGCGAGCCTAGCAAGCCGGTTATCTTCGTCATGAACTGCCGAGATACCCCGTTCTTCAGGGCGGCGAGAACGTCAAGAAGATGGCGCGTGTCCGGCGTGCGCTCGTTGCTCGCGCCGGAATAAGAAAAGTCCTGCGGCGGCACGTTACGAGACCGTTTTCTCTTTTAACTATGACTCGGATGCGGTTTCGAGTAATTGGCCAAGGATCTTTACAGATCCTTCAATCTTGGCAGTGAGCGGATGGCCGAAGTTGATTCGGATACACTGACGGTATCCGTGGCTCGCAGAAAATATTGGACCGGGGGCGAGGCTCAAGCCCTGTGAGATTGCCTGTCGATGCAGTTCCATCGCATCGACTTCATGTGGGAGTTCAAGCCAGAGGAAATAGCCTCCTTCTGGCTTCGTCCATCGCACGCCTGGCGGCAACCATCGACGCAGTGCACCGTCCATGTCGACAAGCTGATTGCGGAGCGCGGTTCGAAGCTTCCGAAGGTGCTTGTCGTATCCACCATGCTGCAAATAGTCCGCGATGCCTGCTTGCGCCGGGATGCTGGCCGACAGCGTGGTCATCAGCTTGAGATTTTGTACCGTAGATGAATACCTTCCGGCAGAGACCCAGCCGACTCTGTAGCCAGGTGCTAGAGTCTTGGAGAATGAACTGCAGTGCATAACCAGTCCTTGAGTATCGAAACCCTTGGCGGGGATAGGGTATTCGGGCTGGAAATGGAGTTCTCCGTAAACGTCGTCCTCGATCAGGGGCACATCGAAGCGCGTCAACATTTCAACGAGAGCCTGTTTTTTTGCGGTCGACAAGCTTGTCCCGGTCGGATTCTGGAAACTGGTCATGAACCAGCATGCCTTCACTGAATGCGTGTTCAAAGCGTTTTCCAGCGCGTTCAAATCGAGCCCTGTTTCGGGGCTGACAGGTATCTCCACTGCTCGAAGGTCCAATCGCTCGATTGCCTGCAGTGCGGCATAAAACCCCGGGGATTCAACCGCGACGACGTCGCCCGGGCGTGTGACCGCCATCAGGCAAAGATTGAGTGCTTCGAGAGCACCATTGGTTATGACAATATCGTCAACCGATTGTGGTATACCCATTGCCATATAACGAAGTGCGATCTGCCGTCGAAGGTGCTCATTACCGGGCGGCAGGTCAACGACAGTGCTCCACGGATTGACCAGGCGCACAGCATGCCCAAGCGATTTCGCCAGTCGCGCAAGAGGGAACAATTGCGGGGAGGGAAATGCCGATCCTAAAGGAACAATGCCGGGGTGTCGTGCAGCCTCCAGCACTGAAAACACCAAGGTGCTGATGTCCACCTTTCCTTCAATAGTGACATCGTTCGACTTTTGACTACTTACCAGACCTAGGCTCGCGCCGCGTGCGACGTAGTATCCTGACCGCTCGCGCGCGCGAATGAGACCCCATTCCTCGAGCAAGTAGTACGCGCGTGAGACGGTCGCCTGACTAACTCCATGCTGCGCCATCATCTGGCGTAGCGATGGCATTCGCGAGCCTGAGGGCACTCGCCCCGCTCGTATTTCGCTGGCCATCCCATTCGCAAGCAACTCGTAACGATTCTTCATTTTCAGGGTATCCCGTGAGCTGTTCGGTCGTGCGCGTAGTTGGGACTCCACGGCTTTCCCAGCGGGCCCGCCGTCAGCTTTTGTAATCTTTGGCTGGCTTCGCCATTGAGGTCCGCGACGCCTTAAATACAGCGTTACCGTCCATCCGTCTGATCACTTTGCGATATCCATTGCGCAATGGTGAAGCTTGTTCGGACAAAGGCGGGACTCGTACGATGTGCATCGGCTTGCAGGCCATCTATGTTCGGAGCAGTGTGCTAAACCAGTCTATCGGCGAATCGCACAAATATCCAAGACGCCAATGATACAGGTAGCTGCGTCGTGAATTGTCGTTGCCTAGCAACGTCGGAATCGGGCGTATTGTTAGCCTGGTTCGGGCATCCCTGTCTAGGTCGGACTGAGGAGATTCAAATGCGGCATACCGTCGCATTTGCAGGCGCTACGCTGGTTTATCTGCGATTCCTCGCCGCAATGGAAAATCGATTCTTAAAACTATAAGCTCTCCACTGGTATTGCTAGAGTAGCCACTTCGCAGCCGCGATGTTCGAGATCGCATACCGATGCGACTCGCTGCTTAGCGAGTCATCCACATCAAATGTTCTGTTCCGTTAGATCAGGAAGGCGGTCAGTCGAGATCGCCAGCGACCACGGCGTTCGCCAGGGGGCAGCCCGGCGATCGCTTCCTGCACAACGGGGTCGTGAAAAAGCGGCCGGCAGCGTCGCGCGACGAAATTCCGGCCCGTGTGTCGAGATGCTGTAGCCACATCTGCAAGGCGGCGATGGACACGTCGAAGGGATATGCCTGAGCGTGCTCGGCGTCGCGGCGTTGTGAATGTAGTTTGATTCGAAGCAGTCGCGGCACCGCTGTTGGCGCCGCGCCAGTATGTGGTCGTGGACGAAATGTGAAGGTAGGAAACATGGTGCGTGCGCCGAAGGCGCGGCAGGATGCCGCCGGGCGCTGGTTGCCAAACGGCCGGAGCCAGAAGGCCGGGTTGAATAAAGCCATTCTCCAGAGCACCTGGGGTCGCACGCTAGACTTCACGGAATACAAGGCGCAACGACGCAACAAGCTGGTGCTGGTCGTGGCGCCGCATCACACCTCCCAGGAGTGCTCCCGCTGAGGGCGCACTCGCCCGGAGAACCGGCAAGGCGGCCGGTTTCTCTGTGACATTTGTGGGTTCTCAGCGCACGCGGACACGAATGCCGCATGCACCATCCGACGGCGCGGTATCAAGCTGCTGCGCGACGGCGTGCCGGAGGCAAAGCCCAGGAAACGTGTGTCGTTCCGAAAGAATCCGAACAGGGCGGGACGTCCGATGTGCCTGTGGAGCGCGTGTAAGACGCGCCGGCATCGCAAGATGACCGTCGTGCAGTGTGCAACGAAGCAGGAAGTTGAGAGCTGCGAAGCTGGAAGCACCGGCCTTTAGGCCGGTGAGATGTCACAGGGTTCTGCTGTTGCGAAATGTCTGTCATCTGCTCCTGTCGGTGTGAGGTCGTTTTCCCTATGCTGGCGTCGTACCAGAAGAATCGACCCAGCGAGTGGTAAGTCTGTGTCCGGCTAACGATAGGGGGAGAAGTTTTGTCGGCTGATTCATTCGAGTTCTCGAGTTCTGCGTCGCGCGTGGCGACGTCGCCTATCCGAGAGCTTTTTGGTCTGCTTGATTGCCCTGACATTGTCTCCCTCGCTAGTGGATTGCCGTCGAAAGAAGCTCTTGATATCGACGGGCTGAGCAAAGCGACAAGCATGGCAGTCAAGCAATCCGCGGCTGTTGCATTCCGGTACGGAGCAACAGCCGGCTATGACCCGCTCAGAGAGCTTCTTGTTCAACGGGAGAGGGATAAAGGCATTCCCGCGGAGAGGGGGCGACTGCTTGTCACGTCAGGCTCGCAGCAAGCGATTGACTTGGTTTGCCGGATCCTCGTCAACCCGGGTGAAAACGTAGTCGTTGAGGCACCAACCCGCTTGGGGGCATTGCTAACGCTCCGGTTTCAAGGTGCGAAATTGAGAGCGGTGGTGACGGACGAGGAAGGCATTGACGTCGACGAACTGAGGCGTACAGCCGAACTTCACCGTCCAAAGTTGCTTTACCTGATTCCTAGTTTTTCGAATCCGACTGGACGAATCACCTCCCTCAAGCGACGGAAGGAAATCCTCTGGCTTGCGAAAGAGTTCAGGTTTTATGTCGTTGAAGACGACCCGCACAGTGAACTCTACTTTAATGAGCCGCCGCCGCCTTCGCTTTACGCGCTTGCTGATGATGAGGAGCGCGACTGGGTGATTCATATCTCAAGTCTTTCGAAGATATTGGCACCAGGCTTGCGCGTGGCCTGGCTGGCCGCACCGCAACGGTTAATGGGGCACCTAACTACCGCAAAGCAGCTATGTGATACCCACACTTCTATGTTGTCACAATTGGTGGTGTTTCATTATCTCAATGGAGGCTCACTTGAGCCAGCATTGAGCCGTGCGCGACGCTTCTATGTTGCTCAATCTGCCGTAATGAGTAAAGCAATCAGGACCGAGCTGAAAGGAAGTGCCTTCAAGTTTGCTCGACCAGAAGGTGGACTTTTTTTCTGGGGACGGCTTGAGGGGCTTGACACAACTAAGGTCTTGGAAGATGCGATCCGGTCTGGCGTCGCCTTTATGCCCGGGGCCGCGTTCTATACAACAGATTCAGTCAACGACTGCCTTCGCTTGTCGTTTGCGAGCGCCACTGCAGAGCAGATTGTTACGGGTGTAAAGCATCTGGCGAAGGTTATTGACCGTTGGAGTTGATAAGTGTCTGACCATTGGAGGATTGGCATAAGTGAACTTTATGATTAATCTCTGCGGTCCAATGGTGGCCTTACTAACGCCGTTTAAGATTGACAATACAGTTGATTTCAAAGCGTTTGATCAGCTGATCGATTTCCATGCTTGGTCGGGGACGACAGCGGTTGTTGTGGCATCTGCAATTGGCGAGGCACAGACCCTGTCAATTGAGGAACACAGTGCCTTGTATCGCGCGGCTGTCCAACGTGCGGATGGGCGCATCGCGACAATTGCCGGAATTGAGTGCCAGTCCACAAGAACTGCTTGTCAATTTGCATGCGAAGCTGCAATCGCAAATGACTTTCTATCAGCGGAGCCCAATCCAATACCGGCGAAGTTCCTTGTAGGTGAGATGGGGTTGATGAGATCAAACGTGCGGCCACCGCTCGCTACTTCTTCTGAACTTGCAAGTAGGTTTGCTACAAGTTCAGGTGCGCACCGCTGGACCGGATCTGTTTCCTACGAGGAAGTAGGCTGAAACAGATACCTCGAGCTACACACGCGAAACAAGAAATCAGGCGGGGCATCCTGACAAATTGCGATTCTTGGAGACTCGGCTCAGCGCTCTTTCATAAAGCGCCTAATTGAGCGCCTGCCGCTGAACCATCGAAGGGAGAAAGAGTTCATGGCGGCGCCGAGTAGCGCACCAGAGCGAGTGCCAGAACCAATGTCGATACGATAAGATAAGAATCCACCTGTAGTGGACTACAGGCGTCGTATTTTGAGAATAGAGCGCGGATCTCTTCGTCGGATGGGAAGCGCTTACGGGGGTGACACGATCCAGCCGATTCAACCAGCGCGGTCTCGATGAGTGATGTAGGTGAGCTCTGTCCGTGTTGGGTAACGGTCGAATCAGGCGGATGCAGAGCATTGCCTCCCCCGAGAAGGGGGGGCAAGAACCGAAGCAAAATGCTAGGCTAAGGTCGGCCGCAGCGTTTTCGTGGCGCAGTCGCCCGGCTTTTACTCAGCGCAAGCGATCGAACTACGCGCCCCGATTCATTGATGACGCCGATCAAGGAATCCAGGGCTGCTCGTCCTGCTAACCTTGACCGTTCGTTTCCTGATTTTTGCAATCTACTTCAGTCCGAAACCGAGCGTCCGTAACGCGCTCATAAGCCGATCACGCCCCGATAGCGCCTCGGGACCACGCACGCGGCGGGAGGCTTGCGTAGTCCAATCCAGTTCAGCCATGCGTTGCAGACGCTGGAACGCGTTCATGGTGGCGTCGTAGTCCGTCAGCGCTTCACTGGATTCCTGTTGATAGCGCTCGAGATGCATGATCACGCGCTGAGGCAGGCGCGGCTTGACGTCGGTCTTGACTGCGGGATCTGGATAGCCGATGGTCAGTCCGAACACCGCGAACGCTTCAGGTGGCAACCCCAGCTCCTTTGCGACGTCTTCCGGCTTGTTGCGCATGCCGCCGATATAGCAGCAGCCCAAGCCTAGCGATTCGAGCGCCACTACCGCATTTTGCGCGGCGAACGCCGCATCGGCCACCGCAACGAGGAAAGCTTCGAAGTAGTCGAGGCCAGGAGTATTCGCCCCCGCAACATCGGAGACGCGGCGCAAGCGCGACAGGTCCGCAATAAACACCAGGAGCAAGGGCGCCGCCGCTACATGCTTCTGGTTGCCCGCGTAAACAGCAAGGCGCTTCTTGCGGTCAGCGTCGCGCACTGCCACCACGCTCCACGCCTGCAGGTTCGACGAACTGGACGCGGACTGCGCCGCAGCCATGACCGTCTGAAGAAGATCGGCTGGCAGTGGCTGGGTCGAATAGGCTCGCACCGACCGGTGACTTAGGAGGGTTTCGATCACATCGTTAACGCGCGTGTCCGGCGCATTGGGCGTTGGCAACCACGACGTTCCGTAGCGGTTGCGCATTAGCGCATGCAACGTTGGAGCATCCGTTGCCTCAACGCTTTCAGTATTAAGCTCACTCATGTTCAGCTCTTTCTCGTCAAAGTTCGTGGGTGGGAA from Paraburkholderia sp. IMGN_8 encodes the following:
- a CDS encoding ABC transporter substrate-binding protein; amino-acid sequence: MSQLRMSRRECLKLASMFTVAGAAPLLGALTAKAAAEPNAPVRIGYLPITDATPLLVAHSNGYFEAPGITAEKPVLLRSWAQLVEAFLSGQVNVIHLLSPMTIWARYGSQVPAKVVAWNHVNGSALTVAPEVQTIADLGGKSVAVPFWYSIHNVVLQDMLRARGLQPVLKKAGPLTAKEVNLIVMAPSDMPPALASRQIAGYIVAEPFNAAAEQLNFGKILRFTGDVWRNHACCVVFMHEQDLTQRPEWSQKVVDAIVEAQLWTRTHPQDAAKLLSREGPNHYTPHASQLLARVLAPATGDESRYLGDRAIMHADWHAKRIDFQPYPYPGYTEELVRHLKTAQVDGSNQFLGKLDPAFVARDLVDDRFVKKSIERAGGMAAFGLPDGFARKETIVV
- a CDS encoding PLP-dependent aminotransferase family protein, producing MKNRYELLANGMASEIRAGRVPSGSRMPSLRQMMAQHGVSQATVSRAYYLLEEWGLIRARERSGYYVARGASLGLVSSQKSNDVTIEGKVDISTLVFSVLEAARHPGIVPLGSAFPSPQLFPLARLAKSLGHAVRLVNPWSTVVDLPPGNEHLRRQIALRYMAMGIPQSVDDIVITNGALEALNLCLMAVTRPGDVVAVESPGFYAALQAIERLDLRAVEIPVSPETGLDLNALENALNTHSVKACWFMTSFQNPTGTSLSTAKKQALVEMLTRFDVPLIEDDVYGELHFQPEYPIPAKGFDTQGLVMHCSSFSKTLAPGYRVGWVSAGRYSSTVQNLKLMTTLSASIPAQAGIADYLQHGGYDKHLRKLRTALRNQLVDMDGALRRWLPPGVRWTKPEGGYFLWLELPHEVDAMELHRQAISQGLSLAPGPIFSASHGYRQCIRINFGHPLTAKIEGSVKILGQLLETASES
- a CDS encoding ABC transporter ATP-binding protein, translating into MLHDIDLSVEPGELVAILGPSGAGKSSLLRIVAGLVQPTRGLVQVDDEVVSGPRADVVFAFQDPCLLPWLTVERNVAFGLKFARQPRLSRLTRQSRETNALREVGLEHVRTWSPSQLSGGMAQRVALARCLAREPRSILLDEPFGALDEVTRGEMQQLLVKVVRHTGSTAILVTHDIDEALLVADRILLLGNDGTMVNQWNVDVPEPRATQIQALGELRIQILRALHSSMFRAA
- a CDS encoding acyl-CoA dehydrogenase family protein — its product is MSTLAPEAQHDEIEHTELSNWLDSHANALDLDQSRAGEVLPALAHADIFRTGVPIALGGSGGTIATAIESVIGVAQHSLTAAFVLWGHRTFIEYVVQSSNSKLRDRWLPPLLAGEIAGASGLSNAMKYLSSIELLQMRASRTPTGWSLSGNLPWITNLRREGFLAAAAFEDADGAPASIFAIPHNADGVQRSDDLELIGMRASNTAALRLEGTTLDDQYRITDDARTFLTQVRPAFLGLQCGMSIGLARRALAAVADAGAGSRTAIQAEANDTATKLTRETGQLLVGVTDGHYLRHPSHLFELRIALANTVNSAVSLEVQAAGGRGYLCNPGDTARRVREASFIPIVTPSLVQLKTQLELYRTSL
- a CDS encoding carboxymuconolactone decarboxylase family protein, giving the protein MSRLKLHTIDTAPESSRPYLEKSLANNGFLPNLVASLANAPTALETYLKVGEINGRSGLTLAEREVVQITAAGIHGCGFCVAGHSAVALKKAQLPESLVRAVRDQQPLPDTRLDAVAVFTRAVIAKRGNVSDEELTAFRTAGFSDANALEVILGVSLATLCNFANNLSQNELNPQLAPYRWEPKAVIA
- a CDS encoding PLP-dependent aminotransferase family protein, whose amino-acid sequence is MSADSFEFSSSASRVATSPIRELFGLLDCPDIVSLASGLPSKEALDIDGLSKATSMAVKQSAAVAFRYGATAGYDPLRELLVQRERDKGIPAERGRLLVTSGSQQAIDLVCRILVNPGENVVVEAPTRLGALLTLRFQGAKLRAVVTDEEGIDVDELRRTAELHRPKLLYLIPSFSNPTGRITSLKRRKEILWLAKEFRFYVVEDDPHSELYFNEPPPPSLYALADDEERDWVIHISSLSKILAPGLRVAWLAAPQRLMGHLTTAKQLCDTHTSMLSQLVVFHYLNGGSLEPALSRARRFYVAQSAVMSKAIRTELKGSAFKFARPEGGLFFWGRLEGLDTTKVLEDAIRSGVAFMPGAAFYTTDSVNDCLRLSFASATAEQIVTGVKHLAKVIDRWS
- a CDS encoding NADPH-dependent oxidoreductase, giving the protein MSELNTESVEATDAPTLHALMRNRYGTSWLPTPNAPDTRVNDVIETLLSHRSVRAYSTQPLPADLLQTVMAAAQSASSSSNLQAWSVVAVRDADRKKRLAVYAGNQKHVAAAPLLLVFIADLSRLRRVSDVAGANTPGLDYFEAFLVAVADAAFAAQNAVVALESLGLGCCYIGGMRNKPEDVAKELGLPPEAFAVFGLTIGYPDPAVKTDVKPRLPQRVIMHLERYQQESSEALTDYDATMNAFQRLQRMAELDWTTQASRRVRGPEALSGRDRLMSALRTLGFGLK
- a CDS encoding AraC family transcriptional regulator is translated as MLISTDKAADWLLSSIELHSTLFHVGQYCGSYRTSTAGHQRASFHIVLEGECWLHIPSKNGRPPSSTRLEKGDAAIFLHDVVHCLSPDSHAPSTEHFSVGAGSMTPLQEDDNGVLLSQAGSVALACGFFEFRSDLGESLQSLLPEHIVARHSDARLAGAHVVFELIRAEAIRTGDTPSPVINRLTDVLFLYALRAAASSDDCSPGLWTVMCRTEYSPLVNAIIEKPGAGWSTNSMAAFCHMSRARFCKHFTDVCGQPPAQFLAILRMKVAAEMLRQGASTMHAAEYVGYQSESAFAQAFKRVTGLLPGACRRARIHSVSRRSATAGAPMH
- a CDS encoding dihydrodipicolinate synthase family protein, coding for MINLCGPMVALLTPFKIDNTVDFKAFDQLIDFHAWSGTTAVVVASAIGEAQTLSIEEHSALYRAAVQRADGRIATIAGIECQSTRTACQFACEAAIANDFLSAEPNPIPAKFLVGEMGLMRSNVRPPLATSSELASRFATSSGAHRWTGSVSYEEVG